One Microbacterium esteraromaticum genomic window carries:
- the truB gene encoding tRNA pseudouridine(55) synthase TruB, giving the protein MVPPGILLVDKPGGLTSHDVVARTRRAFGTRKVGHAGTLDPMATGLLVIGIEGATRLLTYIVGADKTYTATIRLGARTTTDDAEGESVATADAAVLGAVTDESIATGIAALTGAIAQVPSSVSAIKVDGRRAYDRVRAGEEVELAAREVTVSRFDVLQTRRAEGLIELDVVVDCSSGTYIRALARDLGDGLGVGGHLTALRRTRVGGFDVSEAVGVDDLTGASVLTPAEAAARTMPVLRVDAQEAIDLRHGKRLHGRADRLPASEVAAIDPEGMLVGVIEARGNDIKSAMNMPEVQA; this is encoded by the coding sequence ATGGTCCCACCCGGCATCCTGCTCGTCGACAAACCAGGCGGGCTGACCAGTCACGACGTGGTCGCCCGCACCAGGCGGGCGTTCGGCACCCGGAAGGTCGGCCATGCCGGCACCCTCGACCCGATGGCGACGGGACTGCTGGTGATCGGCATCGAAGGCGCGACGAGGCTGCTGACCTACATCGTCGGCGCCGACAAGACGTACACCGCCACGATCCGCCTCGGCGCGCGCACCACCACCGACGACGCAGAGGGCGAATCGGTCGCGACGGCCGACGCCGCGGTGCTCGGGGCGGTGACCGACGAGAGCATCGCGACAGGCATCGCCGCGCTCACCGGCGCGATCGCGCAGGTGCCGAGCTCGGTCTCGGCGATCAAGGTCGACGGCCGCCGCGCGTACGATCGGGTGCGTGCGGGGGAGGAGGTCGAGCTCGCCGCACGGGAGGTGACCGTCTCGCGGTTCGACGTGCTGCAGACGCGCCGTGCGGAGGGCCTCATCGAACTGGACGTCGTCGTGGACTGCTCGTCCGGCACCTACATCCGCGCGCTCGCGCGCGACCTCGGCGACGGGCTGGGCGTCGGCGGGCATCTCACGGCCCTCAGGCGAACCCGCGTCGGAGGTTTCGACGTCTCCGAGGCGGTGGGCGTCGACGATCTGACCGGCGCCTCCGTGCTGACGCCCGCCGAGGCGGCGGCTCGCACCATGCCCGTGCTCCGGGTGGATGCGCAGGAGGCCATCGACCTCCGCCACGGCAAGCGACTGCACGGCCGGGCCGACCGGCTGCCGGCGTCGGAGGTGGCCGCGATCGACCCGGAGGGCATGCTCGTCGGCGTCATAGAGGCGCGCGGCAACGACATCAAGAGCGCCATGAACATGCCGGAGGTGCAGGCATGA
- the infB gene encoding translation initiation factor IF-2 translates to MAAKPRVHEIAAELGVDSKFALAKLKELGEFVKSPSSTVEPPVARKLRAAIEADPNAKPAEKTEAKPAAKPAAAAPKAPTPGPKPGPAKKAAPAAPEEAPAAPEAPAATSGAPTPGPAKPAAPKPGGSAPASGDSAPKPGGAPKPGAPRPGNNPFSSAQGMGQRPAGPRPGNNPFASQQGMGQRPTPGNIPRPQAPRPGSPRVGAPRPGRPGGARGGQGGRPGAPFQQRPGAPGRPGGAGAGAGAGGGFQRPGGGFAGRPGGGGGRGRGPGGGTAGAFGKGGGKSKQRKSRRAKRQEFEMRSAPVVGGVNVSKGNGEIIRLRRGASIADFADKLEALNGYTVQPGTLVTILFNLGEMATATESLDEATFEVLGEELGYKIQMVSPEDEDKELLEGFGLDLEAELEAESEDDLEIRPPVVTVMGHVDHGKTRLLDAIRQTNVIEGEAGGITQHIGAYQIWTEHEGIDRAVTFIDTPGHEAFTAMRARGAQVTDIAILVVAADDGIMPQTVEALNHAQAAEVPIVVAVNKVDKPEANPAKVRQQLTEYGLVAEEYGGDVMFVDVSARNGTGIQDLIDAVLLTADAGLDLTANPNKAARGVAIEAKLDKGRGSVATVLIQSGTLRVGDAIVAGTAYGRVRAMLDENGEAVAEAAPSRPVQVQGLNSVPRAGDVFIVTEEDRMARQIAEKREAVERNALLAKARKRISLEDFTRALEEGKVETLNLIIKGDVSGAVEALEESLLKIEVDDSVQLRIIHRGVGAITESDVNLATIDNAIIVGFNVRPDTKAREAAAREGVDVRFYSVIYSAIDEIENSLKGLLKPEFEEVQSGVAEIREVFRSSKFGNIAGVIVRSGTITRNAKARVIRDGVVIADGLAIESLRRFKDDVTEVRTDFEAGIGLGKYNDIQIGDEIETTELVEKPRG, encoded by the coding sequence GTGGCTGCCAAACCACGTGTGCACGAGATCGCCGCTGAACTCGGCGTCGACAGCAAGTTCGCACTCGCGAAGCTCAAGGAGCTAGGCGAGTTCGTGAAGAGCCCGTCTTCGACGGTGGAGCCCCCGGTGGCGCGCAAGCTGCGCGCCGCGATCGAGGCCGACCCCAACGCGAAGCCGGCAGAGAAGACCGAGGCGAAGCCGGCTGCCAAGCCCGCCGCCGCGGCACCCAAGGCGCCGACCCCCGGCCCGAAGCCGGGACCGGCGAAGAAGGCGGCTCCGGCCGCCCCCGAAGAGGCGCCCGCAGCGCCTGAGGCGCCCGCGGCGACGTCGGGCGCACCCACGCCCGGGCCCGCCAAGCCCGCAGCGCCCAAGCCCGGCGGCAGCGCCCCCGCTTCCGGCGACAGCGCTCCGAAGCCCGGCGGCGCTCCGAAGCCGGGCGCCCCGCGTCCCGGCAACAACCCGTTCTCTTCCGCTCAGGGCATGGGCCAGCGTCCCGCCGGTCCCCGCCCTGGCAACAACCCCTTCGCGTCGCAGCAGGGCATGGGCCAGCGGCCCACGCCGGGCAACATCCCGCGGCCGCAGGCTCCTCGCCCCGGTTCGCCGCGTGTCGGCGCTCCGCGTCCCGGGCGTCCCGGTGGCGCACGCGGTGGTCAGGGCGGCCGTCCCGGCGCACCGTTCCAGCAGCGTCCCGGCGCTCCCGGCCGTCCCGGCGGTGCCGGTGCGGGTGCGGGTGCTGGCGGCGGCTTCCAGCGTCCTGGCGGCGGCTTCGCAGGTCGACCCGGCGGTGGCGGCGGTCGTGGGCGCGGCCCCGGCGGCGGTACTGCAGGCGCCTTCGGCAAGGGCGGCGGCAAGAGCAAGCAGCGCAAGTCGCGTCGCGCGAAGCGTCAGGAATTCGAGATGCGGTCGGCGCCGGTCGTCGGCGGCGTCAACGTCTCCAAGGGCAACGGCGAGATCATCCGACTGCGCCGCGGCGCATCGATCGCCGACTTCGCCGACAAGCTCGAGGCACTGAACGGCTACACCGTCCAGCCCGGCACCCTGGTCACCATCCTCTTCAACCTCGGCGAGATGGCCACAGCCACCGAGTCGCTGGACGAGGCGACGTTCGAGGTGCTCGGCGAGGAGCTGGGCTACAAGATCCAGATGGTCTCGCCCGAGGACGAGGACAAGGAGCTCCTCGAGGGCTTCGGTCTCGATCTCGAGGCCGAGCTCGAAGCCGAGAGCGAGGACGACCTCGAGATCCGTCCTCCCGTGGTCACCGTCATGGGTCACGTCGACCACGGTAAGACCCGACTGCTCGACGCGATCCGCCAGACGAATGTCATCGAGGGCGAGGCCGGCGGCATCACCCAGCACATCGGTGCTTACCAGATCTGGACCGAGCACGAGGGCATCGACCGTGCGGTCACCTTCATCGACACCCCCGGTCACGAGGCGTTCACCGCCATGCGTGCCCGTGGTGCTCAGGTGACCGACATCGCGATCCTCGTGGTCGCCGCCGACGACGGCATCATGCCGCAGACGGTCGAGGCGCTGAACCACGCGCAGGCGGCCGAGGTCCCGATCGTGGTCGCGGTCAACAAGGTCGACAAGCCCGAGGCCAACCCCGCCAAGGTGCGCCAGCAGCTCACCGAGTACGGTCTGGTCGCAGAGGAGTACGGCGGAGACGTCATGTTCGTCGACGTGTCGGCTCGCAACGGGACGGGCATCCAGGATCTGATCGACGCCGTCCTGCTCACGGCCGACGCCGGTCTCGACCTGACGGCCAACCCGAACAAGGCAGCCCGTGGTGTCGCCATCGAGGCGAAGCTCGACAAGGGCCGCGGTTCGGTCGCGACCGTGCTGATCCAGTCCGGAACGCTGCGCGTCGGCGATGCGATCGTCGCCGGAACCGCCTACGGCCGCGTTCGCGCGATGCTCGACGAGAACGGCGAGGCCGTCGCAGAGGCAGCGCCCTCGCGTCCGGTGCAGGTGCAGGGTCTGAACTCCGTGCCGCGCGCCGGTGACGTCTTCATCGTCACCGAAGAGGACCGCATGGCCCGCCAGATCGCCGAGAAGCGTGAGGCCGTCGAGCGCAACGCCCTGCTGGCCAAGGCCCGCAAGCGCATCTCGCTCGAGGACTTCACCCGCGCTCTCGAAGAGGGCAAGGTCGAGACGCTCAACCTCATCATCAAGGGCGACGTGTCCGGTGCCGTCGAGGCGCTCGAGGAGTCGCTGCTCAAGATCGAGGTCGACGACTCGGTGCAGCTGCGCATCATCCACCGCGGTGTCGGTGCGATCACCGAGTCGGATGTGAACCTGGCGACGATCGACAACGCGATCATCGTCGGCTTCAACGTCCGTCCCGACACGAAGGCCCGCGAGGCGGCCGCCCGCGAGGGCGTCGACGTGCGGTTCTACTCGGTGATCTACTCCGCGATCGACGAGATCGAGAACTCCCTCAAGGGCCTGCTCAAGCCCGAGTTCGAAGAGGTCCAGTCGGGCGTGGCCGAGATCCGCGAGGTGTTCCGCTCCTCCAAGTTCGGCAACATCGCGGGTGTCATCGTCCGCTCCGGAACGATCACGCGCAACGCGAAGGCGCGCGTCATCCGCGACGGCGTCGTCATCGCCGATGGCCTTGCCATCGAGTCGCTGCGCCGCTTCAAGGACGACGTCACCGAGGTCCGCACCGACTTCGAGGCCGGTATCGGACTCGGCAAGTACAACGACATCCAGATCGGCGACGAGATCGAGACGACCGAGCTCGTCGAGAAGCCTCGCGGCTGA
- a CDS encoding A/G-specific adenine glycosylase, whose protein sequence is MPSPSTIPSALWRPALLEWYADAARDLPWRRSGFSDRYGAWGTLVSEFMLQQTPVNRVIPHLDAWLRRWPTPSAMSNATPAEVVHQWANLGYPRRALWLHRAAIEIVERHGGVVPRDVPALLALSGIGEYTARAVAVFHYGDRHPVVDTNTRRVIARAVDGRSQPDPPAKRDLARMAELLPVDVAESALFNAAMMELGAVICTARAPECEACPLASRCAWVAAGRPDTGDTRRRQPRFEGSDRQARGAVLRSLREASAHTLPAAEVVADWPDAAQRDRAIDSLIADGLIEAVGGMLLLPR, encoded by the coding sequence ATGCCCTCGCCCTCGACGATCCCCTCCGCCCTGTGGCGACCAGCCCTGCTGGAATGGTACGCCGATGCGGCCCGGGATCTCCCCTGGCGGCGTTCGGGGTTCTCTGATCGCTACGGCGCCTGGGGCACGCTGGTCAGCGAGTTCATGCTGCAGCAGACGCCGGTCAACCGGGTGATCCCCCACCTGGATGCGTGGCTGCGCCGGTGGCCGACACCGTCGGCGATGTCGAACGCCACCCCTGCCGAGGTCGTGCATCAGTGGGCGAACCTCGGCTATCCGCGGCGCGCGCTGTGGCTTCATCGGGCTGCGATCGAGATCGTCGAGCGTCACGGCGGCGTCGTGCCACGGGACGTCCCCGCGCTGCTTGCGCTCTCGGGCATCGGCGAGTACACCGCCCGCGCCGTGGCGGTATTCCACTACGGAGACAGGCATCCGGTCGTCGACACGAACACCCGTCGGGTGATCGCCAGGGCGGTCGACGGCCGATCGCAGCCCGATCCCCCCGCCAAGCGCGATCTCGCGCGGATGGCTGAATTGCTGCCAGTCGACGTCGCGGAGTCCGCGCTCTTCAACGCCGCCATGATGGAGCTCGGCGCGGTCATCTGCACAGCGCGCGCACCGGAATGCGAGGCCTGCCCTCTGGCATCCCGCTGCGCATGGGTCGCCGCAGGCCGGCCAGACACAGGTGACACGCGACGCAGGCAGCCGCGCTTCGAAGGGTCCGACCGCCAGGCGCGCGGAGCCGTGCTGCGGAGTCTCCGCGAGGCATCGGCCCACACGCTGCCTGCCGCAGAGGTGGTCGCCGACTGGCCGGATGCGGCTCAGCGCGACCGTGCGATCGACTCGCTCATCGCCGACGGCCTGATCGAGGCCGTCGGCGGGATGCTGCTGCTCCCGCGCTGA
- the rbfA gene encoding 30S ribosome-binding factor RbfA has product MAGERQARLADRIRVILAERLEKGLRDPRLGFVTITDVRVSGDLQHASVFYTVLGTDEERVASGAALTSATGLLRKEVGRQLNVRLVPTLEFIPDALPESAGHIADLLREARERDAEVAKLASSATHAGEADPYRRDDEDED; this is encoded by the coding sequence ATGGCTGGAGAACGACAGGCACGACTCGCGGATCGCATCCGCGTCATCCTCGCCGAGCGTCTCGAGAAGGGTCTGCGCGACCCGCGTCTCGGATTCGTGACCATCACCGACGTGCGCGTCTCGGGAGACCTGCAGCACGCGTCGGTCTTCTACACCGTGCTCGGCACGGACGAGGAGCGTGTCGCGAGCGGCGCCGCGCTCACCTCGGCGACCGGCCTGCTGCGCAAGGAGGTCGGGCGTCAGCTCAATGTGCGGCTGGTGCCCACGCTCGAATTCATCCCCGACGCCCTGCCCGAGAGCGCAGGGCACATCGCCGACCTCCTGCGCGAGGCGCGCGAGCGCGACGCCGAGGTGGCGAAGCTCGCGTCGTCCGCGACGCATGCAGGCGAGGCCGACCCGTACCGTCGCGACGACGAGGACGAGGACTGA
- a CDS encoding bifunctional riboflavin kinase/FAD synthetase — MIVFRDPSEVPADFGRSVVAIGKFDGVHVGHRAVIERMREDAAAIGARTVAVTFDRNPLEVLRPELCPENVVATERKVELLGELDLDATLVLTFDRALASLPAEDFVRDILVDALHAVMILVGRDFRFGQGGAGTPELLQQLGPKHGFTVDVVDDVTPEGGGRRVSSTWVRELLAAGDVAQAATVLGRPVSVTGEVVHGLKRGRELGFPTANLSEMIDALAPADGVYAGWLEDHVTGIRHPAAISVGTNPTFDDVERRQVEAHVLDATGLDLYGHRVTVEFTDHLRGMVAFEGMEALIAQIADDVSVARARLGLS; from the coding sequence ATGATCGTCTTCCGCGACCCGTCCGAGGTGCCTGCCGACTTCGGCCGCTCGGTGGTCGCGATCGGCAAGTTCGACGGCGTGCACGTCGGCCACCGCGCGGTGATCGAGCGCATGCGGGAGGACGCCGCAGCGATCGGCGCCCGCACCGTCGCCGTGACCTTCGATCGGAACCCGCTCGAGGTGCTGCGCCCTGAGCTGTGCCCCGAGAACGTCGTGGCCACGGAGCGCAAGGTCGAGCTGCTCGGCGAGCTCGATCTCGATGCCACCCTCGTGCTCACCTTCGACCGGGCGCTCGCATCGCTGCCCGCCGAGGACTTCGTCCGCGACATCCTGGTCGATGCGCTGCACGCGGTCATGATCCTGGTCGGCCGCGACTTCCGCTTCGGGCAGGGCGGGGCGGGCACCCCCGAGCTTCTGCAGCAGCTGGGCCCGAAACACGGCTTCACCGTCGACGTCGTCGACGACGTCACGCCGGAGGGCGGCGGACGACGCGTGTCGTCGACCTGGGTCCGCGAGCTGCTCGCGGCAGGCGACGTCGCACAGGCGGCCACCGTTCTCGGCCGCCCGGTCAGCGTCACCGGAGAGGTCGTGCACGGGCTCAAGCGGGGCCGCGAGCTCGGATTCCCGACCGCCAACCTGTCGGAGATGATCGACGCCCTTGCGCCGGCCGACGGCGTGTACGCGGGCTGGCTGGAGGACCATGTGACGGGCATCCGGCACCCTGCCGCGATCTCGGTGGGCACCAACCCGACCTTCGACGACGTCGAGCGGCGCCAGGTCGAGGCGCACGTTCTCGACGCGACGGGGCTCGACCTGTACGGCCATCGAGTCACCGTCGAGTTCACCGACCATCTTCGCGGCATGGTGGCGTTCGAGGGCATGGAGGCGCTCATCGCGCAGATCGCCGATGACGTCTCCGTGGCGCGCGCGCGTCTCGGGCTGAGCTGA